The DNA window cagcgtagtgtgttactgatggtaggctttgttactttggtcccagctctctgcaggtcattcactaggtccccccgtgtggttctgggatttttgctcaccgttcttgtggggtgagatcttgcgtggagccccagatcaagggagtttatcagtggtcttgtatgtcttccatttcctaataattgctcccacagttgatttcttcaaaccaaactgcttacctattgcagattcagtcttcccagcctggtgcaggtctacaattttgtttctggtgtcctttgacaggtctttggtcttggccatagtggagtttggagtgtgactgtttgaggttgtggacaggtgtcttttatactgataacaagttcaaacaggtgccattaatacaggtaacgagtgaaggacagatgagcctcttaaagaagaagttacaggtctgtgagagacagaaatcttgcttgtttgtaggtgaccaaatacttattttccaccataatttgcaaataaattcattaaaaatcctacaatgtgattttctggattttttttctcattttgtctgtcatagtgtacctatgctgaaaattacaggcctctctcatatttttaagtgggagaacttgcacaattggtggctgactaaatacttttttgccccactgtatatatttttaaacctgcatatttagttaatattgcctgctaacatgaatttcttttaactagagaaattgtgtcacttctcttgcgttctgtgcaagcagtcagggtatatgcagtagtttgggctgcctggctcatagcgaactgtgtgaagactatttattcctaacaaagacggTAATTAATTTGCcggaattgtacataattatgacataacgttgaaggttgtgcaatgtaacagcaatatttagacttagggatgccacccgttagataaaatatggaacagttcagtatttcactgaaagaataaacgttttgttttcgaaatgatagtttccggattttaccatatctatgacctaaggctcgtatttctgtgtgttatattatagttaagtctatgatttgatatttgatagagcagtctgactgagcggtggtaggcagcagcaggtttgtaagcattcattcaaacagcactttcctgcatttgccagcagctcttcgctgtgcttcaagcattgcgctgtttatgacttcaaacctatcaactctcGAGGTAAGGTaatactggcaatactatagtgcctataagaacatccaatagtgaaaggtatatgaaatacaaatgctatagagagaaatagtcctagaattcgtataataactacaacctaaaactttttacctgggaatattgaagactgatgttgaaaggaaccaccagctttcatatgttctcatgttctgagcaaggaccttaaacgttagcttttttacatggcaaaaattgctcttttactttcttctccaacactttgtttttgcattatttaaagcaaattgaacatgtttcattatttttttgagactaaatagattttattgctgtataaagttaaaataaaagtgttcattcagtattgttgtaattgtcattattacaaatatatatataaaaatcggctgattaattggtatctgcttttttggtcctccaataatcggtattggtatcagcattgaaaaatcataatcggtcgacctctaatcaggACCCTTGACCAGAGAAACCCTACGGCTGCGCATTTCATTGAGTCTCGTCACAACATGTTAGCATTATGTTAACATTAGCTCTTTGAGATACATTGGCATCAAACATGTTTAGACGACTGGGGGGGGATACTGATAATCTATTATTTAGAAGAGAATTGTATTGGATTCACCATTTGTGTACCATGTGTCCTAGAGGTCTGAACCAAGGGTTTGATATCAGACCATTTCTTACATGAATATGTCACTTTGATTTGTCTTGCCATCCACTTggtatttttgtaaatatatattattttcttgAAGTACTACATGTACACATCTCATTGTTATTATATTCTTAGAGATGCACAAATAGTTTTTGCAcctgtaaccgatgtgaaatggctagctagttagcagtggtgcgcgctaatagcgtttcaatcggggTCACTCTGaggaccttgaagtagttgttccccttgctcgcTCCACAAAAGGGCCGCGGCTTTTTGTGGAGAGATggataacgatgcttcgagggtgactgttgatgtgtgcgGAGGGTGCCTTGTTCAAGCCCAggcaggggcgaggagagggacggaagctatactgttacacacccACCATGCGTCATGTCCGCAATGGTCATGTAAGGTGAAATGTGTACCTGTATATTTTGGGATGGGAGCACTCAGTTTGTTGGACCAGACAAAGATCTGTTTCGGATCGGAACCTTGTCAGTAAACCGGTGAATTGGGGGCTTTAACAGTGTGCGGGCCTTCTTGTTCTATACTTTGACctcactctttcccagtccccgaccactcacaaggcaggcaatatgcttgacctcatctttGCTAGAGGCTGTtcacctactaatctcactgcaacccccctccaggtctttgatcactcagcccctacccagatggtcatgcaCCATCGcaatctttcctctctctctcccactacgcTCCACTTCTATCCTATAAtttctcccttctgctaaatccttctccctactgtctctgcctcttcaaccttactctcctccctttccgcatCCTTTGACTCTCACTGTCCTTTTTCCTCCCGACTGGCTCGGTCCTCCCCTACTGCTCCGTGGCTGAGTAACTCATTAAGTACTCACAGAACAGGGCTGCAGTCATCTGAGCGGAAATGGCGGAAAACTCCATTtccggaggacctatcatccttccactccttcctcttcctctgtattTACTGCTAAAGCCGCTTTCTATCAATCAACATTTCAAGCCTCAGCCTCCACCCTGAGAAACTTTTCtccaggggttggaaccggttcagggaacagaaccgaaaaccCATTTTTTCGAGGACAGGATCAGCACTGGAAATAAAAGTGATATACACTGttccagaaaataacatttatttatatatttatatttatttatattatataatatattatattatatattatatttatttataaaagCAAGGAAGCCAGTTTGTCACTCAGAAACGTATTCCAGTGTCTTATTCCAGCATAGTCTACAAGCCTACTACTGACGTTACAAGCGTGATTCAGAAATTAAGGAGAgagatattttgttgttgttgaaaagaaTGGATTAACTTTTTCAAACGCTGGTTGAGTATACTacatttcacattggatttattaacttcaaaaaggtaagatgtgttatttattttaattcTGGCGCCGCtgtgcacacacaagcttgttagctatctagctagtttTGGTCCATCATTAAGCCAACTTTGAAGTTCAATGATATTCAACATTCTTTCATAGAAGCCGGTCCTACGTAGGTATAACTCTGTGGGCGCAATTCAGATAATGCATTTCATGACAACAAGATAAcctccatcctctctcactctttccccacTGCAAAATGTCAGTCACGTCTCTTGCCCTACACTTCTCTGTCCAATGCATGCAAATAGCTTgcccgctccatagcaagctgctctatctgCACTGATTGTGAAGTCATTTAATGTTGAGttaaatctttaaaaaaataaaaaataacagaaaGGAACAATTTAACTTGTCAATTTTGGGGGTttgaaccggttcagaactttgTTTTGGTGTTCGGAACAATGGAACGGAACAAAAAAATATAGAATTATGTATAGAACTaaacgattggaaaataattttggttccagCCCCTGCTCTTCTCCACTTTTtcctccttaatcctccacctcctccatctctcagTCCATCTCTCAGTCCTactgagtccactggtctcatTCACACAGTACTACCTTacaccttgacctctttctcccctctctctccagattaaATTCTGTGACTAGTGAAGTCTGGCTGCCCGACAACCTGCCCCCATCCCCTCCTGCCTTCTCCAGACCTCTCTGCAGACcttctcacttccctcatcaactcatccctgaccattGGCTGCATCCTCTCTGACTTCAAGATGGTCAAAGCCGCTTCCCTcttcaagaaaccaacactcaacCATATGACATGAAAAACTATAGACCATTATCCCTTTTTTTTTCCAAAACACTTCAGTGTGCTGTCTATGACcaactcctttgttatgtctctcagaatgatcttcttcaccttaaccagtcaggcttcaaggaGGCTCACTCAACTGACACCCCTCTCCATTGTGTCACAGAGGCTTTCTGCTCtaccaaagctgactctctctcctctgttctcatcctcctagatatCCACTGCCTCGCCACCGTTATCCATCagatcctccatcctccatctcatCCTGTGTCTGCACCATGGGTTTGTACtacagggctcggttctaggccctctcctctttacACAAAGTCACTCTGCTCGATCATATCCTCACATGTCCTAGCATGCCTTGGCAAGTTAGCTAGTCTGGTTAATATGCTATGCAGTGTTTATCTAACCTTGTCTCAACAGTCTCATAGAACCAGATCACTGAGGCGAGCCAGACCCTTCTTTGACCAAGTCTGGGAAAATAGGAAAGTGGAGCTTTACCAAGGCAGGCACAGAAGGCAGGGAGTCCCCACCGAACCTGGCCGACCTCTCCCTTCAAGAGTAGCCTCCCACAACCGGCGACAATGCGCACAAGACCCAGGTTGAGCGAGAGCAGCTTCTGCATGCAACAAGCCCAGGCTAAACAAGACATTTGATCCGACCGAAGACCCAAATCCATCCCGCATCCCACAACTCAGACTCAGCCGAGGGACAGGCCCCCGGGAGAGGACGGTCACTATTGGAAACACCAAGCAGCCGGTGACAATGTGCACGTGAACTGGTTAAAGCAAGGGCAGCCTGAGCATGCACCAAGCCGAgacatacaaaacaacaaacatgagTATATTTTGTTGATATGGTGTAACCGCATGACTGGGCGCATGGTCGCTAACCTGAACCTGGTTTGTTGGCTTTTGTCGTTTCGTTCGCGTTAGCCATCTCACTCTTTGCTATAGCCAGGCGTAGCAACCTGAAGAATAACTAATTGGTTTGTAGGTAGGAAACTATGAAAACAAAATACAAACTATCACGGAACATCCAAAGGGGGGGCTCAACCACAAAAGGAGAGTTTAGTTGGAGCAAAGTATGATAAACAAGCAGTCTAAGTAACTGAATTGTTCTGCTCAGCTCAATGTGAAGAGCAAAATTGAAGGAATGAATCAGAGCCTCAGTGTTATCACCTGTGGAAGGCGGGACTTCTAGCGAGGCACGGCtttcattggccttgtcaggctTGATTGTAAGTTCTTCAGTCGAGCTCGTGAGAATGCAACTCAACAGTGTTCTATTGAGGTAGCCTAGCGGTGAAGAGTGTTTGGACAGTaacactggttcgaatccctgggACGACAAGGTGGAAAAATATGCTGTTCTCCCAATAGCGACTGCTCCCTGGGCATCAATGACGTggacgtcgattaaggcagcccccgtaactttctgattcagaggggttgagttaaaTGTGGAAAACACATTTCGgttaaatgcattcagttgtgcttctgactaggtatcccctttcccctgaAAGGGAACAGATAGACGGAGAGAAGTCTATCATTTGGGTCAAGCAACTTGCATCTACCCCTCCTGGCATGTTCATCATAAACCATGAAGCTTCCATGTCTGACGAGATGCCAGAGATGACACCTTTAATCTGTACCTCACTCCACTTAATGAGTCAATATTTTTCTTTTCTCAGCCACAATGCACGTATGATTTTGATTTTTAGACCAATGAGATAAAACAGAATAGAAGACAGACAGTCAAGGTGATGAAACACATTTTAATCTAATCACAAAAGTACAAACATATGCAGTAACATTGAATAGACCTACTTTACAGAAATATCATGGAAGCTCCAGGCTAATATTTATTGCCATGAATAAACAAAGACCTGTCATCAAAATCAAAGTTTGGTTGATTTAATGTAGTGCAATCAAAGAGCAATCAATGCTAAATAGGCATAGCCAGTGGCTATTTTGATTAATTCATTGTAATCATTAGAGCatgaatgggggggggggagaaatatgtatataatggacaaaaaaaacattcagGGACCTACCCAGAGCAGGGCGAAATTTAATACATATGTTGATGTTTATTCTCATCTTGGCCTGGACGGATTCTTATAGCATTGTCGTCCAGAGCATCAGGAAGACACTTCCAGCAGCAGAGGTCACGACCCAGGAACCGCTTCCTCTGGGGGACGTGTTGTAGTTAAATGGCTCCAAGGGCCCAGCCTGTAAGGATGGATCACTCCTGCAACTCACTGAAAGAGTAGCCGTCATGTTGCGGATGTTTCCCTCATACATGGAGTAGTTTTTCTGTAGAAGGAACAAACATGACATGGATGGAGAGGAAGTTTTGAAATGACAGCATGagcatttacatttttattgagTGGATGCTTACATTGACATCTATGATGAACCCAATCTGAGGGACCCTCTTCATTGTGGCCTCGTGTACGGCAGTAGACGACTGGTCCCAAGCTGCAGTCTTCAACATCTCCTCAATGTTTCTGTGGGGCACACAAAGTCATTCTGGTTTACATGTAACAACTTAATAGAAGCCATTTAGCAGATACTTTTATCCAAGCGACTTACATTaatattattttactgctctagGGATGTAATTATTCTTTGGATTACCTTACTATTATGTATTGatttacttattattatttttttcacccTTTAAGTGATGCGCAATGCAGAGAACGCCGAAAGAAGAATGATCATTTAATTACCACAGTGAATTAtggtcatgttttttttttttttttcattcattcattcattcattcatgcgTAACTAGCCACCAAAACAAACAGGCACAGTATCAGtctaaaaatgtaaatgtgtggGTGAAAACTGTGACAATGTGAAGGCTCTTACTGGTTGACTGTCTTCCCCATCATGgccatgtatgcatgcatgtcaGGGTGGCTGCAGCAGCTGGTGACGGGGATGGCTGGGTAGTAGAAGACAAAGGCTAGACACATCTCATCAGTGGTGGCCAGCCCTAACTGTGTGATTCCTTTGCGATTGGTTGTGTTATAGGTGCACTCCACAACAATCTCATCGCCCTGCAGTGGGGAAGAGATACTGCTTTAAGAAAGATCTAATGACTAACAATACTACTCATCCATGACACCCATTTGAAATACAGGAAATACGTGGATGCTCACTGGTTTGATGGTCTTAATATTTCCCAGATTGGTGGCCTGCTGCATCTCAAAGTTGAAGTTCTCATCCAAGCCCAGGAAGTCAATCTGCTCTCCATTCCTGTGGAGGTTAGAATCAAGAGCACATCAGTGGTGAGAGTGAAGAATCATCCAGAAGGATCATCAAAGCTTATCGCTAATTATCCAGACAATGACACCATGTACTTGTCATATCATAGGCTGGTATCATGGATCATATTTTTGGCTGTCCTCTCTCCAGGGACACAACCTAGGTTTTAGAATTGGGGGGGgggacatatacagtggggcaaaaaagtatttagtcagtcaccaattgtgcaagttctcccacttaaaaagatgagaggcctgtaatgttcatcataggtacactttaactatgacagacaaaatgagaaaaaaatcagaaaatcacattgtaggatttcttctgaatttatttgcaaattatggtggaaaataagtatttggtcaacctgtttgaacttgttatcagtataaaagaacAAGACTGAATCTTTCAATTATTAGGaaatcaatactttgttatataccctttgttgtctccagcaatgacagaggtcaaaagtttTCTGTAAATCTTCACAAGGTTTGAAAACAGaaaacactgttgctggtattttgttattgcccattcctccatgcagatctcattTTGTCTCATAGAGCAGTGATCTTTTTGTTTtggggctgactaaatactttttttgccccactgtgtatgtatatataaataaaaagtatatatttgtttttttttccagTCGGATAAACTCTCTCAAACAGTCTACCCAACCACTCGGAGGAGTCCTCATGGTCCTAAAGCGCACCGTTGCcctgtatcacattccaatgatagaACTGGGGGGGAACAAAAATGAAATTTCAGAATTTCCCAAGTATAAGTTACGACCCCGCTGCTCTCTCTCACCTGATGTGGCCAGCTTGCACCTTCCTCCCAGCCAGGTGAGTGTGCAGTgccacagagaacacagagaggtcagggacagggtcaggcaTGATCTGGGGAAAGACAGAAAGCAGGCTCATTTTGAACAAAATCCTGTTTTGTTGAATTCAGAGATGGCTATGCATAGTATACCAGAAAGGAAAGAGTAAGCTGGCGCTTTCCTTTTTTGACGACAATCTGCTCTACAATGTCATCAAAATCAACCATCCTTCTTCAATCTAGTGTCAAAGGGCACTGAACGTACGTCTGAGAAGTGTGATGTGTTGCAGAGGCCGTAGCTGTGGAATGCTGTGGCATTGGGAGGGATAGCGTAGCCCCAGCCAATGGCCACCATTAGGCCTGTAGTCATGATGCCCACGTCATGCTGCCTGAGCTGGGCAGTGTAGTACAGCCTCAGGCCTGAGCTATCCCTCCGGCctgcagggggagacaggagaagaCATGATGATGAGGGCTTTAGATGATCGCTAAATCCAA is part of the Oncorhynchus tshawytscha isolate Ot180627B linkage group LG18, Otsh_v2.0, whole genome shotgun sequence genome and encodes:
- the moxd1l gene encoding DBH-like monooxygenase protein 2 homolog isoform X2, producing the protein MTFRRPIQSCDEEDFHITDSPVKLIYAYGTSDDIRYHANRRGTKEVNLLKFMPRSSPPDSNYLDFVVENVTVPAERTYYHCKVMKVPKLNGKNHIYRIEPVIEHLDLVHHMLLYGCPSSVNQTYEKKCYTEGSGEDCIRVVSAWGVGGGAFELPEIAGIPIGGQNNDEFYRLEIHYNNLAQEAGRRDSSGLRLYYTAQLRQHDVGIMTTGLMVAIGWGYAIPPNATAFHSYGLCNTSHFSDIMPDPVPDLSVFSVALHTHLAGRKVQAGHIRNGEQIDFLGLDENFNFEMQQATNLGNIKTIKPGDEIVVECTYNTTNRKGITQLGLATTDEMCLAFVFYYPAIPVTSCCSHPDMHAYMAMMGKTVNQNIEEMLKTAAWDQSSTAVHEATMKRVPQIGFIIDVNKNYSMYEGNIRNMTATLSVSCRSDPSLQAGPLEPFNYNTSPRGSGSWVVTSAAGSVFLMLWTTML